One window of Papaver somniferum cultivar HN1 chromosome 9, ASM357369v1, whole genome shotgun sequence genomic DNA carries:
- the LOC113310537 gene encoding probable glycosyltransferase STELLO2, whose product MLVQERLSSKPSKAHQRVQSTEPPSHFLQDRFSESKSLDFSTWVSENLYKIVSVLLLIVTVAALFFLRNVGDTAGFLCLENRSIVDKTIHFPKIDWNSIPSIVDKTSPYSSFRSEKWIIVSVSTQPTDSLQNLVKLKGWQVLAIGNSKTPSDWNLKGAIFLSLDQQASLGFRIVDQLPYDSYVRKNVGYLFAIQHGAKKIFDADDRGDVIDADLGKHFDVELIGEGARQQTILQYSHENPNRTVVNPYIHFGQRSVWPRGLPLENVGELGHEEFYTELYGGKQFIQQGISNGLPDVDSIFYLTRKSGLEAFDIRFDENAPKVALPQGMMVPLNSFNTMFHSSAFWSLMLPVFVSSMASDVLRGFWGQRLLWEIGGFVVVYPPTVHRYDRIEAYPFSEEKDLHVNVGRLIKFLVQWRSGKHRLFEKIMELSYVMAEEGFWTEQDVKFTAAWLQDLLAVGYQQPRLMSLELDRPRATIGHGDRKDFIPQKIPSVHLGVEEVGTVNYEIGNLIKLRKNFGNVVLIMFCTRPVERTALEWRLLYGRIFKTVVILSEHSNSDLAVERGKLEQVYKFLPKIFDRFASAEGFVFLQDDTVLNYWNLLQADKTKLWITDKVPNSWTIVPTTGENSGWYSKQADMVKTVVDTMPVHFQVSYKESSTDLQGLTLCGSEVFYIPRRFVEDFTDLVGLVGKIKIHHKVAIPMFFKAMDSPSNFDSVLGKMIYKTEMLPASNFSSIYSPKVPAVHPCNVSDEPDFIRLVRVMSAGDPLLMELV is encoded by the exons ATGTTGGTACAAGAGCGTTTATCATCAAAACCATCAAAAGCACATCAAAGAGTACAATCAACAGAACCCCCATCACATTTTCTACAAGATCGTTTCTCTGAGTCCAAATCCCTAGATTTCTCAACTTGGGTATCTGAGAATCTTTACAAAATCGTATCAGTTCTTCTACTTATTGTTACTGTTGCTGCACTTTTCTTTCTTCGTAACGTTGGTGATACAGCTGGTTTTCTCTGTTTGGAAAACAGATCTATTGTTGATAAAACGATTCATTTCCCTAAAATTGATTGGAATTCAATCCCATCTATTGTTGATAAAACTTCTCCTTATTCTTCTTTTCGATCCGAAAAATGGATTATTGTATCCGTTTCTACTCAACCTACTGATTCTCTTCAAAATCTTGTTAAATTAAAAGGCTGGCAAGTTTTGGCAATTGGAAATTCAAAAACCCCTTCAGATTGGAATCTGAAAGGTGCAATCTTTTTGTCCTTAGACCAACAAGCTAGTTTAGGTTTTCGAATTGTTGATCAGCTTCCTTATGATTCTTATGTTAGGAAGAATGTTGGTTACCTTTTCGCAATTCAACATGGTGCCAAAAAGATCTTTGATGCTGATGATCGTGGGGATGTAATTGATGCTGATTTAGGTAAACATTTTGATGTGGAATTGATTGGTGAAGGTGCAAGACAACAGACCATCTTACAGTATAGCCATGAAAACCCTAATAGGACTGTTGTCAATCCTTATATTCATTTTGGGCAGAGATCAGTTTGGCCAAGAGGTTTGCCTTTGGAGAATGTTGGTGAATTGGGGCACGAAGAGTTCTACACTGAACTCTATGGTGGTAAGCAATTTATCCAGCAAGGTATTTCTAATGGCCTCCCAGATGTTGATTCTATTTTCTATTTAACACGAAAGTCTGGTCTTGAAGCATTTGATATTCGTTTTGATGAAAATGCTCCAAAAGTAGCGTTGCCACAAGGTATGATGGTGCCCTTGAATTCATTCAATACAATGTTTCATTCTTCTGCCTTTTGGAGTTTAATGCTTCCAGTTTTCGTTAGTTCTATGGCTTCTGATGTATTGAGGGGGTTTTGGGGACAAAGGCTTTTATGGGAAATTGGTGGATTTGTTGTAGTTTACCCTCCTACTGTTCATCGATATGATAGAATTGAAGCGTACCCATTTTCAGAAGAGAAAGATCTTCATGTTAACGTGGGTCGTCTTATTAAGTTCTTGGTTCAGTGGAGATCTGGAAAACACAGACTATTCGAGAAAATTATGGAGTTAAGTTATGTAATGGCAGAGGAAGGGTTTTGGACTGAGCAAGATGTAAAATTTACTGCTGCTTGGCTTCAGGATCTGTTAGCTGTCGGTTACCAGCAACCAAGGTTGATGTCTTTAGAGTTAGATAGACCAAGGGCCACGATAGGCCATGGAGATCGGAAGGATTTCATCCCTCAAAAAATACCATCCGTTCATCTTGGGGTCGAGGAAGTAGGGACTGTAAATTATGAGATAGGGAATTTGATTAAGTTGAGGAAGAACTTTGGGAATGTTGTGCTCATAATGTTCTGCACTAGGCCGGTGGAACGTACCGCTTTGGAATGGAGGTTGCTTTATGGTCGCATATTCAAGACTGTTGTTATCCTCTCTGAACACAGCAATTCAGATCTTGCTGTTGAACGCGGCAAGTTGGAGCAAGTATACAA GTTTTTGCCTAAGATATTCGATCGGTTCGCAAGTGCAGAAGGTTTTGTGTTTCTTCAAGATGACACGGTTCTTAACTATTGGAATTTACTTCAAGCAGACAAGACTAAGCTATGGATTACTGACAAG GTCCCCAATTCCTGGACCATTGTTCCAACAACTGGGGAGAATTCGGGTTGGTATTCAAAACAAGCAGACATGGTGAAGACAGTAGTAGATACGATGCCCGTTCATTTTCAGGTTAGCTACAAGGAAAGCAGCACCGATCTGCAAGGGCTAACACTTTGTGGCTCCGAGGTTTTCTACATCCCTCGGCGTTTTGTAGAGGACTTTACAGATTTGGTTGGTCTTGTTGGCAAAATTAAAATCCATCACAAGGTCGCAATACCGATGTTCTTTAAGGCAATGGATTCACCAAGTAACTTTGATTCCGTTCTCGGTAAAATGATTTATAAGACGGAAATGCTTCCAGCAAGCAATTTTTCGAGCATATATTCACCCAAAGTCCCTGCAGTTCATCCATGCAATGTGTCAGATGAGCCTGATTTCATTAGACTGGTTAGAGTAATGTCTGCAGGTGATCCTCTTCTAATGGAACTAGTTTGA